A window of Sphingobium herbicidovorans contains these coding sequences:
- a CDS encoding glycoside hydrolase family 2 TIM barrel-domain containing protein, whose translation MTASADLLFSRRTLLRVSAAAGAMGTAFPSIAAPVLSRPERLQADLRGQAFDAGWRFFKGNGRGLAARSFDDAGWRILDLPHDWSIEDLPGSDPALNGVIRDADTAPFWQKPARSPRLIGPFDARLNDNQAYAHSASGAPTAFTVGGIGWYRKHFNLPPLAPDAHVELEFDGVYMNAQVWLNGKLVAEHPHGYSAFVVDLTPHLDPSGQNVLAVRVANIGRNSRWYSGSGIYRHVRLNILRAVRFEQWGLTVTTPVITADAATVQVVARTANATPQSTMTTRIRDAAGKVVAEGSGPVDAPAQLRVDRPHLWSPESPALYEVECLLIVGGRTVDRMTAPLGIRTIEIDAVKGLRINGKPHKLRGGCVHHDNGLLGAVAIDRAEERKVELLKARGFNAVRSSHNPSSPAFLAACDRLGMLVMEEAFDMWRVAKNPDDYSLYFDGWWRQDLTAMVRSSANHPSIFMWSIGNEIPERGDPDGVSTAKILAEETRRLDPTRPVTQAVPGSAGPEVTGPDGRPDQAAFQYLDVAGYNYKFSSYERDHAKFPDRVMVGTESFPQDVDKVWRLTEKSPYLIGDFVWTAMDYLGEAGIGRTGLTGDRLGEAEYPWFGAGCGDIDLIGQQRPQSLARDVVWGLSPLEIAVQRPLPEGKKEAPFLWGWRDELQSWTWPGAEGKTLSVAVFSRAERFTIELNGRTVADQLVEANKGAITRVDVPYEPGTLQVTAYAAGRQIGRRKLETVSQPVALRLKADRKRITADRNELAYVTIEILDKAGRLAPDAVHVIRASISGPAELVAFGNANPRGVASFRQPVAKTWHGCALAVLRPTGETGVVTISIEGEGLTKGQAALMVGAVGQRKTRG comes from the coding sequence ATGACCGCGAGCGCAGACCTGCTTTTCTCACGCCGCACCCTGTTGCGGGTTTCCGCCGCAGCAGGTGCAATGGGCACGGCCTTCCCCTCCATCGCCGCGCCTGTGCTGTCCCGGCCCGAAAGGTTGCAGGCTGATCTCCGCGGTCAGGCATTTGACGCCGGCTGGCGCTTTTTCAAAGGCAATGGCAGGGGGCTGGCCGCCCGATCGTTCGACGATGCCGGCTGGCGTATCCTCGATCTGCCACACGACTGGAGTATCGAGGATTTGCCGGGCAGCGATCCAGCGCTGAACGGCGTCATCCGAGACGCCGATACAGCGCCCTTCTGGCAAAAGCCTGCAAGGTCGCCGCGCCTGATCGGACCGTTCGACGCACGACTGAACGACAACCAGGCCTATGCGCATAGCGCCAGCGGCGCTCCGACCGCCTTCACTGTCGGAGGCATTGGCTGGTATCGCAAGCATTTCAATCTGCCCCCGCTCGCGCCCGATGCGCATGTCGAGCTTGAATTCGATGGCGTCTACATGAACGCGCAGGTCTGGCTGAATGGCAAGCTCGTGGCTGAGCATCCCCATGGCTACTCCGCCTTCGTCGTCGATCTCACGCCGCATCTTGATCCGTCCGGGCAGAATGTGCTTGCAGTGCGGGTGGCGAATATCGGCCGCAACAGCCGTTGGTATTCGGGTTCCGGCATCTACCGACATGTCCGGTTGAACATCCTGCGCGCGGTCCGCTTCGAACAATGGGGTTTGACCGTCACGACGCCGGTGATCACGGCGGATGCCGCGACCGTCCAAGTCGTCGCGCGCACCGCCAATGCCACGCCGCAGAGCACGATGACAACCCGTATCCGCGACGCGGCTGGCAAGGTCGTTGCGGAAGGCAGTGGTCCGGTTGATGCTCCTGCCCAGCTTCGGGTTGACCGACCCCACCTCTGGTCGCCCGAGAGCCCAGCCTTGTACGAAGTCGAATGCCTGCTGATCGTGGGAGGCAGGACTGTCGATCGGATGACCGCTCCACTGGGCATCCGAACGATCGAGATCGACGCCGTCAAGGGACTGCGGATCAACGGCAAGCCCCACAAGCTGCGCGGAGGGTGCGTCCACCATGATAACGGCCTGCTTGGTGCGGTCGCCATAGACCGCGCCGAAGAGCGCAAGGTCGAACTTCTGAAGGCAAGAGGGTTCAATGCGGTGCGATCATCGCACAATCCGTCTTCTCCCGCTTTCCTCGCCGCCTGTGACAGGCTCGGAATGCTCGTGATGGAGGAAGCCTTCGATATGTGGCGGGTTGCCAAAAACCCGGATGATTACAGCCTCTATTTCGACGGCTGGTGGAGGCAGGACCTGACCGCCATGGTGCGGAGCAGCGCCAACCATCCCAGTATATTCATGTGGAGCATCGGCAACGAAATCCCGGAGCGGGGCGACCCGGACGGCGTGAGCACAGCCAAGATACTGGCCGAAGAAACCCGTCGCCTCGATCCGACCCGACCCGTGACACAGGCTGTCCCCGGAAGCGCGGGGCCAGAGGTCACCGGCCCCGACGGCAGGCCGGATCAGGCGGCGTTTCAATATCTCGACGTGGCGGGCTATAATTACAAATTCTCATCCTATGAGCGCGACCATGCCAAATTTCCGGACAGGGTGATGGTTGGTACGGAAAGCTTTCCCCAAGACGTCGACAAGGTCTGGCGGCTGACCGAGAAATCGCCTTACCTGATCGGCGACTTCGTCTGGACGGCGATGGATTATCTGGGCGAGGCAGGCATCGGGCGTACGGGACTGACCGGCGACAGGCTGGGCGAAGCGGAATATCCCTGGTTCGGCGCGGGTTGCGGCGACATCGACCTGATTGGCCAGCAACGGCCGCAGTCGCTGGCGCGCGATGTCGTCTGGGGCCTCAGCCCGTTGGAGATTGCGGTCCAGCGGCCCCTTCCCGAAGGCAAGAAGGAAGCGCCGTTCCTTTGGGGATGGCGCGATGAACTGCAAAGTTGGACCTGGCCCGGCGCCGAAGGCAAGACCCTTTCGGTCGCGGTTTTCTCTCGTGCCGAAAGGTTCACAATCGAACTGAATGGTCGCACTGTAGCCGATCAGCTCGTCGAGGCGAACAAGGGCGCGATTACGCGGGTGGATGTGCCCTATGAACCAGGAACGCTGCAGGTCACTGCTTATGCAGCTGGCAGGCAGATTGGCCGCCGCAAGTTGGAGACGGTCAGCCAACCGGTCGCGCTTCGCCTGAAGGCCGATCGCAAGCGGATCACCGCCGACCGGAACGAGTTGGCCTATGTGACGATCGAGATTCTGGACAAGGCCGGAAGGCTGGCGCCCGATGCTGTCCATGTCATTCGGGCCAGCATATCCGGCCCGGCCGAGCTGGTGGCTTTCGGCAATGCCAATCCGCGGGGGGTGGCGAGTTTTCGCCAGCCTGTCGCGAAAACCTGGCATGGTTGCGCATTGGCGGTGCTCCGACCAACGGGTGAGACAGGCGTTGTCACGATCAGCATCGAAGGAGAGGGCCTGACGAAGGGGCAGGCGGCGCTGATGGTTGGCGCGGTCGGACAGCGGAAGACGCGAGGCTGA
- a CDS encoding sugar phosphate isomerase/epimerase family protein: protein MKRLAINPLPWVFGPMGPCVTEQNLREALADLAQTGFRALHTDVPAGMAVPQYKAILDEFGFAPAPGYFAGDFHRPEKQSAIIEQAKAHAGTLAALGVDSTFVAGNIDMARFANPAVGENASAERTKRMAETLGLLADAGFAEGVRFALHPHVAMIVETEEETRAVLDMTAGSSLGFGPDTGHLLWAGMAPEQIIADYADRMVGLHLKDVDPAGFRQVMRYEDDYVTATGTRHIWTEPGRGIVNFDAVFDALPAGFDGWFVVEVDVPHLPSPLESSQSSYDFLASHPYFTGATA, encoded by the coding sequence TTGAAGCGCCTTGCGATCAATCCGCTACCCTGGGTGTTCGGCCCCATGGGGCCCTGCGTCACCGAACAGAATCTGCGCGAAGCTCTGGCGGATCTTGCGCAAACAGGATTTCGCGCCCTTCATACCGATGTGCCCGCGGGCATGGCGGTTCCGCAGTACAAGGCGATACTGGACGAGTTCGGCTTTGCTCCGGCGCCCGGCTACTTCGCGGGCGATTTCCATCGCCCAGAGAAGCAGAGCGCAATCATCGAACAGGCCAAGGCGCATGCGGGAACGCTGGCGGCGCTCGGCGTCGATAGCACCTTCGTCGCGGGCAACATCGACATGGCGCGCTTCGCCAACCCCGCCGTGGGCGAAAATGCGTCGGCGGAACGGACGAAGCGGATGGCCGAAACACTCGGCCTCCTTGCGGATGCGGGCTTTGCGGAGGGCGTGCGCTTCGCCCTTCATCCGCATGTCGCCATGATCGTCGAGACCGAAGAGGAAACCCGCGCTGTGCTCGATATGACGGCCGGGTCCAGCCTGGGCTTTGGACCTGACACCGGTCATCTGCTCTGGGCCGGGATGGCGCCCGAACAGATCATCGCCGATTATGCTGACCGAATGGTGGGGCTGCACCTGAAAGATGTCGATCCCGCCGGGTTCCGTCAGGTGATGCGTTATGAAGATGATTATGTAACGGCGACTGGCACCCGCCATATCTGGACCGAGCCGGGCCGGGGCATCGTTAATTTCGACGCCGTGTTCGACGCGCTGCCCGCCGGTTTTGATGGCTGGTTCGTCGTCGAGGTCGATGTGCCGCACCTGCCGTCGCCATTGGAAAGCAGCCAGTCCTCCTACGACTTCCTCGCCTCTCATCCCTATTTCACCGGAGCCACGGCATGA
- a CDS encoding ATP-binding cassette domain-containing protein has product MAEEQFGLRHAAAWVGEIVGPDKGYVHVGIVYTLAITLLSLATPISVQLLINSVARTALVAPLWILSGVLLVLLLLVACLSALRLYLMTMFERRLFARVVAEVTVRAVHAQNPFFADESRGSLFNRYFDMVVVQKSVPSLVIGAFTIILQAAVGLVVTSFYHPFFLAFNIVLVVTCLLIWMLWRHGAITGAVGVSHAKHEAAHWLESVGASNGFYKSARHLNFAMDRSEEVTANYIRAHRRYFRYSFAQALAYFLVYAFAAAALLALGGHLILAGELSIGQLVAAELILSGVFYGIAQLGWYLDTFYDLVASSEELSQVFAIPQEPVDLNGQAPPDGSVRFRNVELAGSRFDFAIDSGEQAVILAGPGVENQIALLLKRHVNPDRGLLTIGGSDLGSFDMYLLRSAVVVLNRPTIVDVTIREYLNMAAGGNADSAITMKVLDIVGLATRIASLPKGLDTQLASSGSPLSIVEVMQLKVASALIGRPKVLFLSQLYDMMPAAPLQATLNMLREQGTTVLLFTARPEALNLDCCFWLGAREQHRFADEAALSQVLAAREAQS; this is encoded by the coding sequence TTGGCTGAAGAGCAGTTCGGTCTGCGGCATGCTGCCGCCTGGGTCGGCGAGATAGTTGGCCCTGACAAGGGCTACGTCCATGTCGGCATCGTGTACACGCTGGCCATTACGCTCCTTTCGCTGGCGACGCCGATCTCCGTCCAGCTGCTCATTAATTCGGTAGCTCGGACGGCACTTGTCGCCCCGCTTTGGATATTGTCGGGCGTGTTGCTGGTGCTGCTGCTTCTCGTAGCGTGCCTGAGCGCTTTGCGCCTCTACCTGATGACCATGTTCGAGCGTCGTCTGTTCGCGCGGGTGGTGGCCGAAGTCACGGTAAGGGCAGTTCACGCGCAGAACCCGTTTTTCGCGGATGAGAGCCGGGGCAGTCTGTTCAACCGCTATTTCGACATGGTCGTCGTCCAGAAATCAGTGCCTAGCCTGGTCATCGGCGCATTCACCATCATTCTTCAGGCCGCGGTGGGATTGGTGGTCACAAGTTTTTACCACCCCTTCTTTCTCGCGTTCAACATCGTTCTCGTGGTCACATGCCTTCTGATCTGGATGCTGTGGCGTCATGGCGCGATCACCGGTGCGGTCGGCGTATCACATGCCAAGCATGAGGCCGCGCATTGGCTGGAGAGCGTCGGCGCTTCCAACGGTTTCTACAAATCGGCACGTCATTTGAACTTCGCCATGGACCGCTCGGAGGAAGTGACGGCGAACTACATCCGGGCGCACCGTCGCTATTTTCGATACAGTTTCGCACAGGCGCTTGCCTATTTCCTGGTCTATGCGTTCGCCGCAGCGGCCTTGCTGGCGCTTGGCGGGCACCTCATTCTGGCAGGAGAGCTGTCGATCGGGCAACTCGTCGCCGCCGAACTCATATTGTCGGGCGTGTTCTACGGCATTGCCCAGCTGGGCTGGTATCTCGACACATTCTATGATCTCGTCGCCAGTTCAGAAGAGCTGTCGCAGGTTTTCGCGATCCCGCAGGAGCCGGTGGATCTGAACGGTCAGGCGCCCCCTGACGGCTCGGTCCGATTCCGCAACGTGGAACTCGCCGGCTCGCGCTTCGACTTCGCGATCGACAGCGGAGAGCAAGCCGTTATTTTGGCCGGACCAGGCGTCGAGAACCAGATCGCGCTGCTGCTCAAGCGCCACGTAAATCCCGATAGAGGGCTGCTGACGATCGGCGGCAGCGACCTTGGCAGCTTCGACATGTACCTGCTGCGATCCGCAGTGGTTGTGCTCAACCGGCCCACCATTGTTGACGTCACCATCCGCGAATATCTGAACATGGCGGCTGGAGGTAATGCGGACAGCGCCATCACCATGAAGGTGCTGGACATTGTCGGCCTTGCGACGCGCATTGCGAGCCTGCCGAAAGGCCTTGATACGCAGCTTGCAAGTTCGGGATCGCCGCTTTCCATTGTCGAGGTCATGCAGCTCAAAGTCGCATCCGCGCTGATAGGCCGCCCAAAGGTGCTGTTCCTGTCCCAGCTCTACGACATGATGCCCGCCGCGCCTCTCCAAGCGACGCTCAATATGCTTCGTGAACAGGGCACGACCGTTCTGCTGTTCACCGCACGGCCCGAAGCGCTGAATCTGGACTGCTGTTTTTGGCTTGGCGCGCGGGAACAGCATCGCTTTGCGGATGAAGCGGCGCTGTCGCAGGTCCTTGCTGCGAGGGAGGCTCAGTCGTGA
- a CDS encoding TetR/AcrR family transcriptional regulator — MSKRGPYAKGQEKRDEILRAAVEIISRDGYRGASLSQIGRSIGIDSAHIIYYFSSREVLLQEVLRIWDEGNAAHTAADADIFAWMVEAARRNTNTPGLVQLYTAFAAEAADPAHPAHDFFRARFTALQGYIADAIRKRQVAGNVAPALDADHAAMMLIAQADGLQVRWLVDRSIDMAAALATEIDLLLGNGGGRK; from the coding sequence ATGAGCAAGCGCGGACCCTATGCGAAAGGACAGGAAAAGCGGGATGAAATCCTGCGCGCCGCGGTCGAGATTATCAGCCGCGACGGCTATCGCGGCGCCTCGCTCAGCCAGATCGGGCGGAGCATCGGCATCGATAGCGCACACATCATCTACTATTTCTCATCGCGTGAAGTGCTGCTGCAGGAAGTGCTGCGCATCTGGGACGAAGGCAATGCCGCCCACACCGCAGCAGACGCGGATATCTTTGCATGGATGGTGGAAGCGGCCCGGCGCAACACGAACACGCCGGGCCTGGTCCAGCTTTATACCGCCTTCGCAGCCGAAGCCGCCGATCCAGCGCATCCGGCGCATGATTTCTTTCGCGCGCGTTTCACTGCGCTGCAGGGGTACATCGCAGACGCAATCCGCAAGCGGCAGGTCGCAGGCAACGTCGCGCCGGCACTCGATGCCGATCATGCCGCGATGATGCTGATCGCGCAGGCCGACGGCCTTCAGGTGCGCTGGCTGGTCGATAGGTCGATCGATATGGCGGCTGCCCTCGCAACCGAGATCGATCTCCTCCTTGGGAACGGGGGCGGACGAAAATGA
- a CDS encoding 3-keto-disaccharide hydrolase: protein MSDPYRALFDGSTLAGWRAIPRVYGDWKPGGPAVADLMKQYGMETPPHPEAHPAVWQVEDGAIVGRQAKLGYGGYLLSEETFGDFELLLEMRPDWPADTGVMVRRQRETWAGFQILVDHRPSGSIGGFYGNGLAGFSAVPFAVDAVLNPDGRAAGLRPDDPATSVEPMTPDKIARLSHAATVDDFLAVWRWGDWNELRVRCVGGALPVITTWVNGLRIAQVDAGAVQSPGYDPVAVAALLGERGHIAFEVHDHDSHFGEARWGRNAACRWRNIRIREL from the coding sequence ATGAGCGACCCATATCGTGCCTTGTTCGATGGCAGCACGCTCGCCGGATGGCGAGCCATTCCTCGCGTCTACGGCGACTGGAAGCCCGGCGGCCCGGCGGTAGCCGACCTGATGAAGCAATATGGGATGGAGACGCCGCCCCATCCGGAGGCGCATCCGGCGGTCTGGCAGGTCGAGGACGGCGCGATCGTGGGCCGGCAGGCGAAACTCGGCTATGGCGGCTATCTCCTGTCCGAAGAAACGTTCGGCGATTTCGAACTGCTGCTGGAAATGCGGCCTGATTGGCCCGCCGATACCGGCGTGATGGTCCGGCGCCAGCGCGAGACCTGGGCAGGCTTCCAGATCCTGGTCGATCACCGGCCTTCGGGCAGCATTGGGGGTTTCTACGGCAACGGCCTCGCGGGCTTTTCCGCCGTGCCATTCGCCGTGGATGCGGTGCTGAACCCGGACGGTAGAGCGGCCGGCCTCAGGCCCGACGATCCGGCCACCAGCGTGGAACCGATGACGCCGGACAAGATCGCTCGCCTTTCCCATGCCGCGACTGTGGACGATTTCCTTGCCGTCTGGCGTTGGGGGGATTGGAACGAGCTGCGCGTCCGCTGCGTCGGCGGCGCGCTGCCGGTGATCACCACCTGGGTGAACGGCCTTCGCATCGCGCAGGTCGATGCCGGGGCGGTGCAATCGCCTGGCTACGATCCCGTCGCTGTCGCCGCTCTGTTGGGCGAGCGCGGCCACATCGCCTTTGAAGTGCATGATCATGACTCGCATTTTGGCGAGGCGCGCTGGGGACGCAATGCCGCCTGCCGCTGGCGGAACATCAGGATCAGGGAGCTCTAG
- a CDS encoding MFS transporter produces the protein MASGAAARASGAFIAAYWIAQCGNWLGLITPVTLTIAMRVAEIADPARKMNQLGLVLGIGALASIIATPIWGHISDRTQSRIGRRKLWMIVGVAGGGAGLLLMSATRDIALFGVGWVIAQIGFNANQAALNALLPDHVPEAQQGRVAGLLGLTGVVGVVAGTFVTQFTAGNPYLLFMAPWLGTVLSLAILLPMFRDDRAPDTPSAPGGLGAFLVSFSVSPRQHPDFYWAWVSRFLVIMGMAYLQVYAVYFLSDRLKEPMSEVPRLMFLNGSIGAAIIIVVSPIAGWLSDRMQRRKPFVFVAAIISAIGLVLIGLAQTFTHFLIGSAIAGVGMSVYYAVDLALVAAVLPDPENGAKDMGIFQIANTLPQSLAPVIAPAFLAIGAVQGGNYPAVFIAASVFALVGALAIAPIKKVA, from the coding sequence ATGGCGAGCGGGGCGGCGGCGCGCGCGAGCGGCGCCTTCATTGCGGCCTATTGGATCGCCCAATGCGGCAACTGGCTGGGGCTTATCACCCCCGTCACGCTGACCATTGCTATGCGGGTGGCGGAGATCGCGGACCCTGCCCGCAAGATGAACCAGCTTGGTCTGGTGCTTGGCATCGGTGCGCTCGCGTCGATCATCGCCACGCCAATCTGGGGCCATATCTCCGATCGCACGCAATCCCGCATCGGTCGGCGCAAGCTGTGGATGATCGTGGGCGTCGCAGGCGGCGGCGCGGGTCTGCTGCTGATGAGCGCCACGCGCGACATCGCCCTGTTCGGCGTCGGATGGGTGATCGCGCAGATCGGTTTCAACGCAAACCAGGCGGCCCTTAACGCTCTGCTGCCCGATCATGTCCCCGAAGCGCAGCAGGGCCGCGTGGCTGGCCTGCTGGGTCTCACCGGCGTCGTCGGCGTCGTGGCGGGCACATTTGTCACCCAGTTCACAGCGGGCAATCCCTACCTCCTGTTCATGGCGCCATGGTTGGGCACGGTCCTCAGCCTGGCGATACTCCTACCGATGTTCAGGGACGATCGCGCGCCCGACACGCCCAGTGCGCCTGGCGGGCTTGGGGCGTTTCTCGTCTCTTTCAGCGTCAGCCCGCGCCAACATCCCGATTTTTACTGGGCATGGGTCAGCCGGTTCCTCGTCATCATGGGCATGGCCTATCTTCAGGTCTACGCCGTCTATTTTCTGTCCGACCGGCTGAAGGAGCCGATGTCGGAGGTTCCCCGCCTGATGTTCCTCAATGGCAGCATCGGTGCGGCGATCATCATCGTGGTGTCACCGATCGCCGGATGGCTTTCGGACCGGATGCAGCGCCGCAAGCCCTTCGTTTTCGTCGCCGCGATCATCAGCGCCATCGGCCTTGTGCTGATCGGTCTGGCGCAGACCTTCACCCACTTCCTGATCGGATCGGCTATCGCGGGCGTCGGCATGAGCGTTTATTACGCGGTCGATCTCGCGCTGGTCGCGGCCGTGCTGCCCGATCCCGAAAACGGCGCAAAGGACATGGGCATCTTCCAGATCGCCAATACTTTGCCGCAGTCGTTGGCTCCGGTCATTGCGCCTGCCTTTCTGGCGATCGGCGCGGTACAGGGCGGCAATTATCCAGCGGTTTTCATTGCCGCATCGGTATTTGCACTCGTTGGCGCTCTGGCGATTGCGCCGATCAAGAAGGTCGCTTGA
- a CDS encoding Gfo/Idh/MocA family protein produces MSATKALGVGFAGAGPVTQAIHLPTLAHLPDLFTPACVMDVNVDLAASVAAGASARHTGSLETMLADPAVDVVAICSPQQFHAAQAIAAMRAGKKAVLCEKPLANSAEEARAIADVSAETGIPVIVGAMHVFDPAWRAVQETLGDFPARVRSIRSSIVLPLNDRFENWATEVTGRPEMAFSMPGEMTPEVIRQMFHSLILGLAVHDLPLVRGLLPDWRDLEIWSARQLAPFGYLIAGQAGGRAVQLAGTMHLHGEAYWDLEAVTDAQVLRIRFTPSYVHGGSAVATITDASGAIRQIGPFDRNGYVDEWRALHAAAHGDRRAAPTLDTVAEDFDFAIDVANKASATAIGELS; encoded by the coding sequence ATGAGCGCGACCAAAGCCCTCGGCGTCGGCTTCGCAGGGGCCGGACCAGTGACGCAGGCCATTCACCTGCCGACGCTCGCTCATCTTCCGGATCTCTTCACGCCAGCCTGCGTGATGGATGTGAATGTCGATCTGGCGGCATCGGTGGCGGCCGGCGCCAGTGCGCGCCATACCGGCTCGCTGGAAACGATGCTTGCCGATCCGGCGGTCGATGTCGTCGCCATATGCAGCCCTCAGCAGTTCCATGCCGCGCAGGCGATCGCCGCGATGCGCGCGGGTAAAAAGGCCGTGCTGTGCGAAAAGCCGCTAGCCAACAGCGCGGAGGAAGCGCGGGCGATTGCGGATGTTTCAGCGGAGACGGGTATCCCCGTGATCGTTGGCGCGATGCATGTGTTCGACCCGGCATGGAGGGCGGTGCAGGAGACGCTTGGCGATTTCCCTGCGCGGGTACGCAGCATCCGGTCCAGCATCGTGCTGCCGCTCAACGACCGGTTCGAGAACTGGGCGACTGAAGTCACCGGCCGTCCCGAGATGGCCTTCTCCATGCCCGGCGAGATGACGCCGGAGGTGATCCGCCAGATGTTCCACAGCCTTATCCTGGGGCTGGCGGTCCATGACCTCCCGCTCGTCCGCGGCCTTCTGCCGGACTGGCGCGATCTGGAGATATGGTCGGCACGTCAACTTGCGCCGTTTGGCTATCTGATCGCTGGCCAGGCAGGCGGCCGCGCGGTGCAGCTCGCAGGAACGATGCACCTCCATGGCGAAGCCTATTGGGACCTGGAGGCGGTGACCGATGCGCAGGTGCTGCGCATTCGGTTCACGCCGTCCTATGTGCATGGCGGGTCCGCGGTGGCGACGATCACCGATGCATCCGGCGCGATCCGGCAGATCGGCCCATTTGATCGCAACGGCTATGTTGATGAATGGCGCGCGCTTCACGCCGCCGCCCATGGAGACAGGCGTGCGGCGCCAACGCTCGACACGGTCGCTGAGGATTTCGACTTCGCGATCGACGTCGCCAACAAGGCAAGCGCAACCGCTATCGGAGAGCTGTCATGA
- a CDS encoding Gfo/Idh/MocA family protein translates to MTNDRNERRLRFALIGGGPGSFIGGVHRIAAELDREIELVAGAFSSDADRSAQAGAAYRIDPARAYPDLATMLAAEAARPDGIDFVTIATPNHHHLPAARAALEAGIAVMSDKPATATLQEARDLADIVAGAAVPYALTYTYSGYPLVREARARIAAGEIGQVVKVIVEYSQGWLAGAVDSKQAAWRLDPGRAGAGGCIADIGVHAFHLAEFVTGLHVTQLLADLGSVVPGRTLDDDAQLLLRFDNGARGALLASQVMIGERNGLRLRIHGTRGGMDWRQETPNRLVIHHGDGRTEIVQAGDASLGSDAMAGLRTPGGHPEGYLEAFANLYRDFATLLRGGAAPLLPGISDGLRGMALIETAVHASREDSGWVHLIV, encoded by the coding sequence GTGACGAACGACAGAAATGAACGGCGCCTGCGCTTCGCTCTGATCGGTGGAGGCCCCGGCTCCTTCATTGGCGGCGTACACCGTATCGCCGCCGAACTGGACCGCGAGATCGAACTGGTCGCGGGTGCCTTCAGCAGCGATGCCGATCGCTCGGCGCAAGCGGGCGCGGCGTACCGGATCGATCCGGCGCGCGCCTATCCGGACTTGGCCACCATGCTTGCGGCGGAAGCCGCGCGGCCCGACGGCATAGATTTCGTGACAATCGCCACCCCCAATCACCATCACCTGCCCGCTGCACGCGCCGCGCTGGAGGCGGGGATCGCGGTGATGAGCGACAAGCCGGCTACCGCCACGCTGCAAGAAGCGCGCGACTTGGCGGATATCGTCGCCGGCGCTGCCGTGCCCTATGCGCTGACATACACGTATTCCGGCTATCCGCTGGTGCGCGAGGCACGAGCCCGAATCGCGGCGGGTGAGATCGGGCAGGTGGTCAAGGTGATCGTCGAATATTCGCAGGGCTGGCTCGCCGGCGCGGTCGACAGCAAGCAGGCGGCGTGGCGGCTCGATCCCGGCCGCGCGGGGGCCGGCGGATGCATCGCCGATATCGGCGTCCACGCCTTTCATCTGGCGGAGTTCGTCACCGGGCTTCACGTGACGCAACTGCTCGCCGATCTGGGATCGGTCGTGCCCGGCCGCACGCTGGACGACGACGCCCAGTTGTTGCTTCGTTTCGATAACGGCGCGCGCGGCGCGCTCCTGGCCTCGCAGGTCATGATCGGCGAGCGTAATGGCCTGCGGCTGCGCATCCACGGCACGCGCGGAGGGATGGACTGGCGACAGGAAACGCCCAACAGGCTGGTCATCCACCATGGCGATGGCCGGACCGAGATCGTGCAAGCGGGCGACGCGTCGCTGGGTTCGGACGCGATGGCAGGCCTGCGCACGCCAGGGGGACATCCGGAAGGCTATCTTGAGGCCTTCGCCAACCTCTATCGGGATTTCGCCACGCTGCTGCGCGGCGGCGCGGCCCCGCTGCTGCCGGGCATCAGCGATGGCCTGCGCGGTATGGCGCTGATCGAAACCGCCGTTCACGCCAGCCGCGAGGATAGCGGCTGGGTGCATCTCATCGTCTGA